From Deinococcus aquaticus, one genomic window encodes:
- the lysX gene encoding lysine biosynthesis protein LysX, with protein MADLAVLYDRIRPDEKMLFEALDDLGVPYDKVYTPQLTVTFDDQGRAGVPWKVAIERCVSQSRGHGVTRALEGFGVKVINPAHVIELCGDKLATNAALHAHGLPTPRTGVAFDGDAALQLIEEMGYPVVLKPTVGSWGRMVSRLNDRAAAEAVIEHKEVLGGPQHGIFYVQELINKPGRDIRAFVVGGVCIGAIYRTSEHWITNTARGAKASNCPVTPEMADLAVRAAAAVHGQIVAIDLVEDPAAHNEWGGLKIIEINHTMEFKNSVATTGVNIPRLMGEYAISLL; from the coding sequence ATGGCAGACCTCGCCGTTCTGTACGACCGCATCCGCCCCGACGAGAAGATGCTCTTCGAGGCCCTCGACGACCTCGGCGTTCCCTATGACAAGGTGTACACGCCGCAACTGACCGTCACCTTCGACGACCAGGGCCGCGCTGGCGTCCCATGGAAGGTCGCCATCGAACGCTGCGTCAGCCAGAGCCGCGGCCACGGCGTCACACGCGCCCTCGAAGGCTTCGGCGTGAAGGTCATCAACCCCGCGCACGTCATCGAACTGTGCGGCGATAAACTCGCCACCAATGCCGCCCTGCACGCCCACGGCCTGCCCACCCCCCGCACCGGCGTGGCCTTCGATGGCGACGCGGCCCTGCAACTCATCGAGGAGATGGGCTACCCGGTCGTCCTGAAACCCACCGTCGGCTCGTGGGGCCGCATGGTCAGCCGCCTGAACGACCGCGCCGCCGCCGAGGCCGTCATCGAGCACAAGGAAGTGCTGGGCGGCCCGCAGCACGGCATCTTCTACGTGCAGGAACTCATCAACAAGCCCGGGCGGGACATCCGCGCGTTCGTGGTGGGCGGCGTGTGCATCGGCGCGATCTACCGTACCAGCGAACACTGGATCACCAACACCGCGCGCGGCGCGAAGGCCAGCAACTGCCCCGTCACGCCCGAGATGGCCGACCTGGCCGTGCGGGCCGCCGCTGCCGTCCACGGGCAGATCGTCGCCATCGACCTCGTCGAGGACCCCGCCGCGCACAACGAGTGGGGCGGCCTGAAGATCATCGAGATCAACCACACCATGGAATTCAAGAACTCCGTGGCGACCACTGGCGTGAACATCCCGCGCCTGATGGGCGAGTACGCCATCAGCCTGCTGTAA
- a CDS encoding CBS and ACT domain-containing protein, giving the protein MLVRDWMTPQPITVTPDTPVMDALKLLKEGGFRRLPVMDGDRLVGITTRKDLKDAMPSKATTLSVWELNYLLSKLTVEEMMARPVITAAEGEYMEDAALRMQEHHVGGLPVLNDAGRLSGIITTMDVLRAFTGILGMREGGQRLTLDMPDVPGSLERATGAILPSNIISVATYGGENGRRRFVMRVSGEGLKDVRERVRATGIDVLD; this is encoded by the coding sequence ATGCTCGTTCGTGACTGGATGACCCCCCAACCCATCACCGTGACTCCCGATACGCCCGTCATGGACGCCCTGAAACTGCTGAAGGAAGGTGGGTTCCGGCGCCTGCCGGTCATGGACGGTGACCGGCTGGTGGGCATCACGACCCGCAAGGACCTGAAAGACGCCATGCCCAGCAAGGCCACGACCCTGAGCGTCTGGGAGCTGAATTACCTGCTGAGCAAACTGACGGTCGAGGAGATGATGGCCCGCCCGGTCATCACGGCCGCCGAGGGCGAGTACATGGAGGACGCGGCGCTGCGCATGCAGGAGCATCACGTGGGGGGCCTGCCGGTCCTGAACGACGCGGGCCGCCTGAGCGGGATCATCACAACCATGGATGTCCTGCGGGCCTTCACGGGCATCCTGGGCATGCGCGAGGGCGGGCAGCGCCTGACGCTGGACATGCCGGACGTGCCGGGCAGCCTGGAACGCGCGACCGGGGCTATCCTGCCGAGCAATATCATCAGTGTCGCCACGTACGGCGGCGAGAACGGTCGGCGGCGCTTCGTGATGCGTGTCAGCGGTGAGGGCCTGAAGGACGTGCGTGAGCGGGTGCGGGCTACCGGCATCGACGTGCTGGACTGA
- a CDS encoding homoaconitate hydratase (catalyzes the formation of homoisocitrate from cis-homoaconitate) — MPRIWKFGDSVNTDDILPGKFAPFMAGEDVFQTFAFHYIRPEFAASVQPGDVLIGGRNWGLGSSREYAPQALKKLQVGGIVAPTFARIHYRNLLNLGIPAFEFDLTGLLEDGAEVSLDVPTGVLTHAGGTVQLPPPPEFLREALAEGSILAFFKKHGRFPGEAAG, encoded by the coding sequence ATGCCGAGAATCTGGAAATTTGGTGACAGCGTGAACACGGACGACATCCTGCCGGGCAAGTTCGCGCCGTTCATGGCGGGCGAGGACGTGTTTCAGACGTTCGCGTTCCATTACATCCGCCCGGAGTTCGCCGCGTCCGTGCAGCCCGGCGACGTGCTGATCGGGGGGCGCAACTGGGGGCTGGGCAGCAGCCGCGAGTACGCCCCGCAGGCGCTGAAGAAGTTGCAGGTGGGCGGGATCGTCGCGCCTACTTTTGCGCGCATTCATTACCGCAACCTGCTGAACCTGGGCATTCCGGCGTTCGAGTTCGACCTGACGGGTCTGCTGGAGGACGGCGCGGAGGTGTCGCTGGATGTGCCCACGGGCGTGCTGACGCATGCGGGCGGGACGGTGCAGTTGCCGCCACCGCCGGAGTTCCTGCGTGAGGCTCTAGCAGAGGGGAGCATCCTGGCGTTCTTCAAGAAGCACGGGCGCTTTCCGGGTGAGGCGGCCGGGTAG
- a CDS encoding pyridoxamine 5'-phosphate oxidase family protein encodes MTQPDTTRTDSVKTLAGLIKEVHFAMLTVQTAEGHLHAHPMTTQQVEFDGDIWFIGGKDTEQVQDMAARPQVNVSYSSPDKGVYVSVNGAAQLVENRAKLDELWSDFYQAYFPQGKEDPNIQLIQIHASGAEYWEGNGKMRSLLEFAKGLVGGKPDMGENETIRL; translated from the coding sequence ATGACTCAACCCGATACCACCCGCACGGACTCCGTCAAAACGCTCGCCGGCCTGATCAAGGAAGTGCATTTCGCCATGCTGACCGTCCAGACCGCCGAGGGGCACCTGCACGCGCACCCCATGACCACGCAGCAGGTCGAGTTCGACGGTGACATCTGGTTCATCGGCGGCAAGGACACCGAGCAGGTGCAGGACATGGCGGCCCGTCCGCAGGTGAACGTCAGTTACTCCAGCCCCGACAAGGGCGTGTACGTCAGCGTCAACGGCGCCGCCCAGCTCGTCGAGAACCGCGCGAAACTGGATGAACTCTGGAGCGACTTCTACCAGGCGTACTTCCCGCAGGGCAAGGAAGACCCGAACATTCAGCTGATCCAGATTCACGCCAGCGGCGCCGAGTACTGGGAAGGCAACGGCAAGATGCGCAGCCTGCTGGAATTCGCCAAGGGTCTGGTCGGCGGCAAGCCCGACATGGGTGAGAACGAAACCATCCGCCTCTGA
- the lysW gene encoding lysine biosynthesis protein LysW translates to MATVQFENPDTGALIELTNPELGELVTDDETGVEYEVVSIDPPRLEAAPQEAEDWGE, encoded by the coding sequence ATGGCTACCGTTCAATTTGAAAACCCTGATACCGGCGCACTGATCGAACTCACCAACCCCGAACTCGGCGAACTCGTCACCGACGACGAAACCGGCGTGGAATACGAGGTCGTGTCCATCGACCCCCCCCGCCTCGAAGCCGCCCCGCAGGAAGCGGAGGACTGGGGAGAGTGA
- a CDS encoding OmpH family outer membrane protein produces the protein MKMNAKILAPLALVAAYGLGTVAPHAQTTAQKVGFVDVSKLLAAHPGDKDIQAIQKKADDELSALDKQIKAIDAKGAGASAAEKQNREQLVATIKSKADAYDKQLAPKIAVVEKAVDSAINTTAKSNGYSIIMDRDVAAKSGLVIYADSTTELTDAVAKSVK, from the coding sequence ATGAAGATGAACGCCAAGATTCTCGCTCCCCTGGCCCTCGTGGCCGCGTACGGCCTCGGCACGGTCGCCCCGCACGCCCAGACCACCGCCCAGAAGGTCGGGTTCGTGGACGTGTCCAAACTGCTGGCCGCCCACCCCGGCGACAAGGACATCCAGGCCATCCAGAAGAAAGCCGACGATGAACTCTCGGCGCTCGACAAGCAGATCAAGGCCATCGACGCCAAGGGCGCCGGCGCCTCCGCCGCCGAGAAGCAGAACCGCGAGCAACTGGTCGCCACCATCAAGAGCAAGGCCGACGCCTACGACAAGCAGCTGGCCCCCAAGATCGCCGTGGTCGAGAAGGCCGTCGACAGCGCCATCAACACGACCGCCAAGAGCAACGGCTACTCCATCATCATGGACCGTGACGTGGCCGCCAAGAGCGGACTGGTCATCTACGCCGACAGCACCACCGAACTGACCGACGCCGTCGCCAAGTCCGTCAAGTAA
- a CDS encoding OmpH family outer membrane protein, with protein MIILPLALLTTVPHAQQSKSRVGILNVQTVVKAMPGSKTYLDLNAKATADLTAKQKNLQALAAKATTTADRAALTKAQQAYAAARADYAKRIDVAFQPLSKKVNAAVAKVAKANGYTVVFDEKVAAQTSLVVYANEAATSLNAAVIKELK; from the coding sequence ATGATCATCCTTCCCCTGGCCCTCCTGACAACCGTTCCCCACGCGCAGCAGAGCAAGAGCCGCGTCGGTATCCTGAACGTGCAGACGGTCGTGAAGGCCATGCCCGGCAGCAAAACCTACCTGGACCTGAATGCCAAGGCGACAGCTGACCTGACCGCCAAGCAGAAGAACCTTCAGGCGCTGGCTGCGAAGGCCACCACGACCGCCGACCGCGCCGCGCTGACCAAGGCGCAGCAGGCGTACGCGGCCGCCCGCGCCGACTACGCCAAACGGATTGACGTGGCCTTCCAGCCGCTGAGCAAGAAGGTCAATGCCGCCGTGGCCAAGGTCGCCAAGGCCAACGGGTACACCGTGGTCTTCGACGAGAAGGTCGCCGCTCAGACCAGTCTGGTCGTGTACGCCAACGAGGCCGCCACCAGCCTGAACGCCGCCGTCATCAAGGAACTCAAGTAA